A window of the Proteus terrae subsp. cibarius genome harbors these coding sequences:
- a CDS encoding YgeY family selenium metabolism-linked hydrolase, whose product MLSANRFDEVIKNCQLLIQQKSYSGEEGNVVKVIEEMMKNYDFDDIHIDKYGNIIGGIIGQHPGKTLVFDGHIDTVPVSERDWKEKPYGAEIKDGKIYGRGTSDMKGAVAAMISAIGFYGQDNQRNFAGRIYVSCIVHEECFEGVAARLVSERYKPDYVVIGEASELNLKIGQRGRAEIVVETFGKPAHSANPDAGINSVYKMAKLIEKIRTLTPSVHPVLGKGILELTDIKSSPYPGASVVPEYCRATYDRRLLVGETKEQVLAPLQKAIDELASQDADFKAKVSYAYGTEKCYTGATIEGERFFPGWVLEESDPYVQSVLKGLHESGFSPTVTQYSFCTNGSHYAGEAGIKTIGFGPSRENLAHTIDEYIEIEQLTGAASGYYSIMNSLYHL is encoded by the coding sequence ATGTTATCAGCAAACCGATTTGATGAAGTTATTAAGAATTGCCAATTATTAATCCAACAAAAAAGCTATTCAGGTGAAGAAGGTAACGTTGTTAAGGTCATAGAAGAGATGATGAAAAACTATGATTTTGACGATATTCATATTGATAAATACGGCAATATCATTGGCGGAATTATAGGTCAACACCCAGGGAAAACTCTTGTTTTTGATGGTCATATCGACACCGTACCGGTTAGTGAGCGTGACTGGAAAGAAAAGCCTTATGGTGCAGAAATAAAAGACGGTAAGATTTATGGCCGTGGCACCAGTGATATGAAAGGTGCTGTCGCTGCCATGATTTCGGCGATAGGTTTTTATGGCCAAGATAATCAGCGCAACTTTGCTGGCCGCATTTATGTCTCTTGTATTGTGCATGAAGAGTGTTTTGAAGGTGTTGCCGCAAGACTCGTTTCTGAGCGCTATAAACCAGACTATGTGGTGATTGGTGAAGCCTCCGAATTAAACCTCAAAATTGGGCAACGTGGTCGTGCTGAAATTGTTGTTGAAACTTTTGGTAAACCCGCTCACTCCGCTAATCCAGATGCAGGGATCAACTCTGTTTATAAAATGGCAAAACTGATCGAGAAGATCAGAACCTTAACGCCATCGGTTCATCCTGTATTAGGAAAAGGGATCTTAGAACTAACGGATATTAAATCATCACCTTATCCGGGTGCTTCGGTAGTACCTGAGTATTGTCGTGCCACTTACGATCGCCGTTTATTAGTGGGTGAAACTAAAGAGCAAGTGCTTGCACCATTACAAAAAGCGATTGATGAACTCGCTTCTCAAGATGCTGATTTTAAAGCCAAAGTCTCTTATGCCTACGGTACTGAAAAATGTTACACCGGAGCCACTATTGAAGGTGAACGTTTCTTCCCTGGTTGGGTATTAGAAGAGAGCGATCCTTATGTACAAAGTGTTTTAAAAGGGCTGCATGAATCGGGCTTTAGCCCTACCGTCACACAATACTCTTTCTGTACTAACGGTAGCCACTATGCAGGTGAAGCGGGTATTAAAACCATAGGTTTTGGTCCATCTCGCGAAAACTTGGCACACACCATTGATGAATATATCGAAATTGAACAGCTAACAGGTGCTGCGAGCGGTTACTACAGCATTATGAATAGCCTTTACCACCTTTAA
- a CDS encoding N-acyl-D-amino-acid deacylase family protein has product MKTIFKNATVIDGTGASAYQADVVVNEGKIIKIGQFDAKTNDQIIDATGKIVCPGFIDTHTHSDLSALLNPALSAKIRQGITTELLGQDGVALAPLPEQYISAWRKNIAGLDGDSDSIDWHFKNTEGYLGMLEARGSATNLAYLVPHGNIRMEAMGLEGNPSTREDVAKMCEILERELKAGAFGLSTGLIYMPCAFGDTAEMIELCKVTAKHNGIFVVHQRSEADDIIQSTQELIDIAKASGVWLHISHMKVCGKKNWGLIDEMLGMLEQAQKEGIRISFDQYPYVAGSTMLGVILPPWVHAGGTEKLLERLASPELRKKMIEDIEKGIPGWDNFIDFAGLENIYVTSSKTEKNQDAVGLSLVELGKLRGKDPYNATFDLLYEEENAVGMVDFYGTEEHVIKFLCRPEQNVCTDGLMGAGKPHPRVFGAFPRVLGKYVREEKCLTWEQAIRKMTGKPAEVLRLTDRGLIKEGYAADIVMFDPETIIDKGTFVEPNQYPEGIDLVMVNGRIALINGIESYACSGHVLRA; this is encoded by the coding sequence ATGAAAACAATATTTAAAAACGCCACTGTTATTGATGGAACAGGGGCAAGTGCATATCAAGCTGATGTTGTGGTTAATGAAGGAAAAATAATAAAAATCGGCCAGTTTGATGCAAAAACAAATGATCAGATTATTGATGCAACAGGGAAAATAGTTTGTCCCGGTTTTATAGATACACATACTCACTCTGATTTGTCTGCTCTGCTTAATCCTGCTTTATCCGCCAAAATCCGCCAAGGGATCACCACTGAATTGTTAGGGCAAGATGGTGTCGCGTTAGCACCATTACCAGAACAATATATTTCTGCATGGCGCAAGAATATTGCGGGTTTAGATGGTGATTCTGACAGTATTGATTGGCATTTTAAAAATACCGAAGGTTACTTAGGGATGTTGGAAGCGAGAGGCTCTGCAACCAATCTTGCTTACCTTGTTCCGCATGGCAACATCCGAATGGAAGCGATGGGATTAGAAGGTAATCCTTCTACTCGCGAAGATGTCGCCAAGATGTGTGAGATCTTAGAGCGTGAATTAAAAGCGGGGGCATTTGGTTTATCAACAGGATTGATTTATATGCCTTGTGCCTTTGGTGATACTGCAGAAATGATCGAACTTTGTAAGGTGACAGCAAAACACAATGGTATTTTTGTCGTTCACCAACGCAGTGAAGCTGACGATATTATTCAATCAACTCAAGAGCTTATTGATATCGCTAAAGCATCCGGTGTTTGGTTGCATATTTCCCATATGAAAGTTTGTGGTAAGAAAAACTGGGGATTAATCGATGAAATGCTCGGTATGTTAGAGCAAGCACAAAAAGAGGGCATTCGTATCTCTTTTGACCAATACCCGTATGTGGCAGGTAGTACTATGCTCGGGGTGATCTTACCGCCTTGGGTTCATGCAGGAGGTACAGAAAAATTATTAGAGCGCTTAGCTTCTCCTGAACTGCGTAAAAAGATGATTGAAGATATTGAAAAAGGTATTCCAGGTTGGGATAACTTTATTGATTTCGCAGGGTTAGAAAATATTTATGTCACTAGTTCTAAAACAGAAAAAAACCAAGATGCCGTTGGCCTTAGCCTTGTAGAGCTAGGTAAATTGAGAGGTAAAGATCCGTATAACGCAACTTTCGATCTGCTATATGAAGAAGAAAATGCGGTAGGAATGGTGGATTTTTACGGTACAGAAGAACACGTTATCAAATTCTTATGTCGTCCTGAACAAAACGTATGTACTGATGGGCTAATGGGGGCAGGTAAGCCTCATCCCCGTGTATTCGGTGCATTCCCACGTGTTTTAGGGAAGTACGTCAGAGAAGAAAAATGCCTCACTTGGGAACAAGCTATCCGCAAAATGACAGGTAAACCTGCAGAAGTCCTTCGATTAACCGACAGAGGCTTAATTAAAGAGGGATATGCCGCAGATATTGTGATGTTTGATCCTGAAACCATTATTGATAAAGGCACATTTGTTGAACCAAACCAATACCCAGAAGGGATCGACTTGGTGATGGTCAATGGACGTATCGCATTAATTAATGGGATCGAAAGTTACGCCTGTAGCGGTCATGTTTTAAGAGCATAA
- a CDS encoding MFS transporter, which yields MSSNIIPNLQQKKTWKARYTVLSLIWLAWLLSFLDRMVMSVSLPFIGRDLNLDTTQQGLIISAFFVGYAAFQIPGGFLADRFGARKIMAIGIAWWSVFTSLTGMVFTLPLMLAVRFLFGIGEGCFPSASWKMISTYFPSKERGRATAIQSTVNTLGPALAVIVAASIIGAFGWHMVFIVLGIPGLLIAAGIYFFTRDNPKDHPSITQQDLDELAADGTLTDKPVEAVPFKDVLKMPVLWQMAAIWFLFDITFWGFSTWLPSYLITVREFSLAKTGVMAAIPFLFGAGGTLLGGYVSDKCKSQRKWLYMITAVIAAGFLYMTYTVESADMAVVYQCISALFMFFAMAMFWGILMDTIPNKIMGRASGIVNFGGQMAGVVSAPVMGFLIKASGGSYDSAFMFMIIALVASAVVTFTVKMKNTPASI from the coding sequence ATGAGTTCAAATATTATTCCAAATCTTCAACAGAAGAAAACATGGAAAGCTCGTTACACCGTTTTATCCTTAATTTGGTTAGCCTGGTTACTTTCATTCTTAGATAGAATGGTAATGAGTGTTTCATTACCCTTTATTGGACGTGATCTTAATCTTGATACCACCCAACAAGGCTTAATTATCAGTGCGTTCTTTGTCGGTTATGCGGCATTCCAAATACCCGGTGGTTTCTTAGCTGACCGCTTTGGCGCGCGTAAAATCATGGCGATCGGTATTGCATGGTGGTCAGTATTCACTAGCTTAACGGGTATGGTGTTTACATTACCGTTAATGCTTGCCGTGCGATTCTTATTTGGTATTGGTGAAGGCTGTTTTCCCTCTGCTTCTTGGAAAATGATCTCAACGTATTTCCCATCTAAAGAGCGTGGTCGTGCAACGGCAATTCAATCAACAGTAAATACCTTAGGGCCAGCATTAGCTGTCATTGTTGCAGCGAGTATTATCGGTGCTTTTGGCTGGCATATGGTGTTTATTGTTTTAGGTATTCCCGGTTTATTAATTGCTGCTGGTATTTACTTCTTCACTCGTGATAATCCAAAAGATCACCCAAGTATTACTCAGCAAGATCTCGATGAATTAGCAGCAGACGGTACATTAACGGATAAACCTGTTGAAGCGGTACCTTTTAAAGACGTTTTAAAGATGCCAGTGTTGTGGCAAATGGCAGCGATTTGGTTTCTGTTTGATATTACCTTCTGGGGATTTTCAACATGGTTGCCAAGTTATTTAATTACTGTTCGTGAATTCTCTTTGGCTAAAACCGGGGTAATGGCGGCTATTCCATTCTTATTTGGTGCTGGTGGTACATTATTAGGGGGTTATGTTTCTGATAAATGTAAATCACAGCGTAAATGGTTATATATGATTACCGCAGTGATTGCTGCAGGCTTCTTATATATGACATATACCGTTGAAAGTGCTGATATGGCTGTTGTATATCAGTGTATTTCAGCATTATTTATGTTCTTCGCCATGGCGATGTTCTGGGGTATTTTAATGGATACTATCCCGAATAAAATCATGGGCCGTGCTTCAGGAATTGTTAACTTCGGTGGTCAAATGGCGGGTGTTGTTTCCGCACCGGTTATGGGCTTCTTAATTAAAGCCAGTGGTGGCAGTTATGACAGTGCATTTATGTTTATGATAATTGCATTAGTTGCTTCTGCTGTTGTGACGTTCACCGTTAAAATGAAAAATACACCAGCATCCATTTAA
- the prfH gene encoding peptide chain release factor H produces MLLQFTSAQGPEECCLAVEKALNYFLKSTIKQQVKVTVLEKEPSRHGLKSALVSLEGSDAQAIAQQWAGSVQWQCASTLRPRHKRKNWFIGVACFEQPDEINDKEIVFETMRSNGPGGQHVNKTESAVRATHIATGISVKVQSERSQHANKKLAKQLIAWHLEAYMMKQHASLNSQRHIAHHRVIRGDATLCFSGNDFVLINK; encoded by the coding sequence ATGTTATTACAATTCACCTCCGCACAAGGCCCTGAAGAGTGTTGTTTAGCCGTTGAAAAAGCCTTAAATTACTTTTTGAAATCAACGATAAAACAGCAAGTGAAGGTTACTGTTCTTGAAAAAGAACCTTCACGTCATGGCTTAAAATCTGCGTTAGTGTCTCTTGAAGGTAGTGATGCACAAGCTATCGCACAACAGTGGGCAGGTTCCGTGCAATGGCAGTGTGCAAGCACATTACGACCACGACATAAGCGTAAAAACTGGTTTATTGGTGTTGCTTGTTTTGAACAACCTGATGAAATTAATGACAAAGAAATTGTCTTTGAAACCATGCGTTCCAATGGCCCCGGAGGCCAGCATGTTAACAAAACAGAATCTGCGGTCAGAGCAACACATATTGCCACTGGTATTAGTGTAAAAGTGCAATCAGAGCGTAGTCAGCATGCTAATAAAAAACTCGCTAAACAACTTATTGCATGGCATTTAGAGGCTTATATGATGAAGCAACACGCCTCATTAAATAGCCAACGCCATATTGCTCATCACCGAGTTATTCGTGGCGATGCCACACTCTGTTTTAGTGGTAATGACTTTGTTCTGATAAACAAATAA
- a CDS encoding RNA ligase RtcB family protein yields the protein MDKCVHYLSDSVCYIASDNTWIESKAIQQLETTAQLPDMAYVAGMPDLHPGRGYPIGAAFFSVNRFYPALVGNDIGCGMTLFQTEFKNSKLNLDKAEKQLSEMSDIAPSEWLEAHLPTEMQNHPFAGSLGSIGGGNHFAEFQQIDQVINETLFAESGINKKQLLLLVHSGSRGLGQSILRAHTEQFGHKGLVANTEDANEYLQAHNNALDYAKINRRLIGERMMRQIRTQGEVISDVNHNLVEPCELYSQQGWLHRKGATPAHHNMVVIPGSRGDHSYIVKPIVSELSLHSLPHGAGRKWMRTECKGRLSHRFTPLQLSRTTLGSRIICANKQLIYEEAPQSYKSIETVIESMVNIGLIEVIARLKPVITYKTSGEMA from the coding sequence ATGGACAAGTGTGTTCATTATTTATCTGATAGCGTTTGTTATATCGCATCTGATAATACTTGGATTGAAAGCAAAGCAATCCAACAATTAGAAACAACGGCTCAACTTCCTGATATGGCTTATGTGGCAGGTATGCCAGACCTACATCCAGGTCGCGGTTATCCTATTGGTGCAGCCTTTTTTTCTGTTAATCGTTTTTACCCTGCTTTAGTCGGAAATGATATTGGCTGTGGTATGACACTCTTTCAAACTGAATTTAAAAACAGCAAACTTAACTTAGATAAAGCAGAAAAACAGTTGAGTGAAATGAGTGATATCGCACCTTCAGAATGGCTAGAAGCACATCTACCGACTGAAATGCAAAACCACCCTTTTGCTGGATCTTTAGGCTCTATTGGTGGCGGTAATCACTTTGCTGAATTCCAACAAATTGATCAAGTGATCAATGAAACCCTTTTCGCTGAAAGTGGTATCAATAAAAAACAGTTATTGCTACTTGTTCACAGCGGATCGAGAGGTTTAGGACAATCTATCTTACGTGCCCATACAGAACAGTTTGGTCATAAAGGACTGGTTGCTAACACCGAAGATGCAAATGAATATTTGCAAGCTCACAATAATGCACTTGATTATGCAAAGATTAATCGTCGCCTTATTGGTGAAAGAATGATGCGCCAAATTCGTACTCAAGGTGAAGTTATTTCTGATGTAAATCATAATCTTGTAGAGCCTTGTGAGTTATATAGTCAACAAGGCTGGTTACATCGAAAAGGTGCAACACCGGCACATCACAATATGGTCGTTATTCCGGGTTCACGCGGTGATCACAGTTATATTGTTAAGCCTATTGTGTCTGAATTAAGTCTTCATTCATTACCGCATGGTGCAGGCAGAAAATGGATGCGTACCGAGTGTAAAGGCCGTTTATCACACCGTTTTACACCCTTACAACTTTCACGAACTACATTAGGTAGCCGTATTATTTGTGCCAATAAACAACTGATTTATGAAGAGGCACCACAATCTTATAAATCAATTGAGACTGTGATTGAAAGTATGGTGAACATTGGATTAATCGAAGTTATTGCACGTTTAAAACCGGTGATCACCTATAAAACAAGTGGGGAGATGGCGTAA
- a CDS encoding DeoR family transcriptional regulator, whose translation MIETKQHERLRRLSECIKRSGRIHLKDAARILEVSEMTIRRDLSSDTENPFPMSLLGGYVVALAQPHSGLISTSSNIITPDQTEELHIPNLAAGMVSDGDVLFFDNGQLIPTLIELIPDNLHFTGICYSHRVFWALSQKKNATVLLCGGEYRPKSDSFYNPTQPSYLDNINPKKAFISAEGVHLDFGVTCYNIDDLYMKKKAMDKSIRKILLTKYHYFDETATGNMGDLAQFDVVITDRKLTDDYEDYCRKSSVKIIY comes from the coding sequence GTGATAGAGACCAAACAGCACGAACGTTTGCGCCGCCTCAGTGAATGTATTAAACGCTCAGGTCGCATACATCTTAAAGACGCCGCGAGGATCCTTGAAGTTTCTGAAATGACAATTAGGCGCGACCTGAGTTCTGACACCGAAAACCCTTTTCCGATGTCATTATTAGGTGGTTATGTTGTTGCATTAGCCCAGCCTCATTCAGGATTAATTTCAACATCCTCTAATATTATTACGCCAGATCAAACCGAAGAACTTCATATTCCTAATCTTGCCGCAGGTATGGTCTCTGATGGCGATGTTCTTTTTTTCGATAATGGACAACTTATTCCTACACTGATTGAACTTATTCCCGATAACCTGCATTTCACCGGAATTTGTTATTCTCATCGCGTATTTTGGGCATTAAGCCAGAAAAAAAATGCCACTGTATTACTTTGTGGAGGTGAATATCGTCCTAAAAGTGATTCTTTCTACAATCCTACTCAACCTTCTTATCTCGATAACATTAATCCTAAGAAAGCCTTTATTTCAGCTGAAGGTGTTCATCTCGATTTTGGCGTTACCTGTTATAACATCGACGATCTTTATATGAAGAAAAAAGCGATGGATAAATCTATTCGTAAGATCTTACTCACCAAATATCACTATTTTGATGAAACAGCGACAGGCAATATGGGCGATTTAGCTCAGTTTGATGTTGTGATCACAGATAGAAAATTAACGGATGATTACGAAGATTATTGCCGAAAAAGCTCAGTAAAAATAATTTATTAA
- the deoC gene encoding deoxyribose-phosphate aldolase has protein sequence MRPLANYIDHTLLAADTTEAQIKKLCAEAAEHGFFSVCINTSYIPLARTCLKGSDVKVCCVIDFPFGAGLTATKAFEAAEAIRQGAQEVDMVINIGMLKSGRLDFVKQDIEAVKAACGNTTLKVILETCLLTDDEVRLVCEMCREIRVDFVKTSTGYSTMGATEHHVALMRKTVGDEVGVKASGGVRDRQTALNMIKAGATRIGASASVAIATDSDAPESNY, from the coding sequence ATGCGTCCATTAGCTAATTATATCGATCATACCCTTCTTGCTGCAGATACAACTGAAGCACAAATCAAGAAATTGTGTGCTGAAGCAGCTGAACATGGTTTTTTCTCTGTTTGTATTAACACTTCTTACATCCCTTTAGCAAGAACTTGCCTTAAAGGAAGTGATGTAAAAGTATGTTGTGTTATCGACTTCCCATTTGGTGCTGGTTTAACAGCAACAAAAGCGTTTGAAGCGGCTGAAGCTATTCGTCAAGGCGCACAAGAAGTCGATATGGTTATCAATATCGGTATGTTAAAAAGTGGTCGTTTAGACTTCGTAAAACAAGATATTGAAGCAGTAAAAGCAGCTTGTGGTAATACAACTCTGAAAGTTATTTTAGAAACTTGCTTATTAACTGACGACGAAGTACGTTTAGTTTGTGAAATGTGTCGTGAGATCCGCGTTGATTTTGTGAAAACATCAACAGGATACAGTACAATGGGCGCCACAGAACATCATGTTGCATTAATGCGTAAAACAGTGGGTGATGAAGTGGGCGTGAAAGCATCAGGTGGTGTTCGCGATCGTCAAACAGCATTAAACATGATCAAAGCAGGTGCAACACGTATCGGTGCTAGCGCAAGTGTCGCTATCGCAACAGATTCAGATGCACCTGAATCAAACTACTAA
- the rbsK gene encoding ribokinase codes for MDIAVIGSNMVDLITYIDRMPKEGETLEAPAFKIGCGGKGANQAVAAAKLNSKVMMLTKVGDDIFADNTIMNLGSYGINTRYVEKVPGTTSGVAPIFVTSQSSNSILIVKGANQHLSPEDIDRATDSLKKCKIIVLQLEIPLETVYHAIEFGNKHHIPVLFNPAPASKALDLTIAARCDFFVPNETELEILTGMPITTMDEIREAACSLLHKGFKNVIVTLGEKGALWMNGKIEKYIPAIEVDAIDTSGAGDAFIGCFSHYYVHTNNIEEALNKAVMFSGLSVAGKGTQSSYPSIEEFGQFLSQAK; via the coding sequence ATGGATATCGCAGTGATTGGTTCAAATATGGTGGATTTGATCACCTATATAGATAGGATGCCAAAAGAAGGGGAAACCCTTGAGGCGCCGGCATTTAAGATTGGTTGTGGTGGTAAAGGAGCAAATCAAGCGGTTGCTGCTGCTAAATTAAATTCGAAAGTGATGATGTTAACAAAGGTTGGCGATGATATTTTCGCGGATAACACCATCATGAATTTAGGATCTTATGGCATTAATACACGCTATGTTGAAAAAGTGCCCGGTACAACAAGTGGTGTTGCACCTATTTTTGTGACTTCCCAATCATCAAATAGCATTTTAATTGTTAAAGGGGCTAATCAACATTTGTCACCAGAAGACATTGATAGAGCAACAGATAGTTTGAAAAAATGCAAAATAATTGTCCTGCAATTAGAAATCCCACTTGAAACGGTTTATCACGCTATTGAGTTTGGTAATAAACACCATATTCCTGTGTTATTTAATCCAGCACCCGCTTCAAAAGCATTAGACCTTACTATTGCTGCCCGTTGTGACTTTTTTGTTCCGAATGAAACAGAGCTGGAAATTCTGACGGGTATGCCAATCACCACAATGGATGAAATTCGCGAAGCTGCTTGTTCTTTGCTACACAAAGGTTTTAAGAATGTCATCGTTACATTAGGTGAGAAAGGGGCATTATGGATGAATGGCAAAATTGAGAAGTACATTCCTGCCATCGAAGTTGATGCAATAGATACCAGTGGAGCGGGCGATGCCTTTATTGGTTGTTTCTCTCATTATTATGTTCACACCAATAATATTGAAGAAGCATTAAATAAAGCGGTGATGTTTTCAGGTTTAAGTGTTGCGGGAAAAGGCACGCAATCTTCTTATCCAAGTATTGAAGAATTTGGGCAGTTTTTGTCACAGGCAAAGTAA
- the murQ gene encoding N-acetylmuramic acid 6-phosphate etherase: MKEDALSECLKNESNQETAQFSELSALELVTLINSADMTVANAVKKELPAIAKVVEKITERLQKGGRIFYVGAGTSGRLAVLDSAECPPTFGVSPTLVQAIIAGGHDAMLKAVENIEDSQEAAIEELQRRHVGDKDVVIGIAASGRTPFTVAALQYGKKLKALTVSITTRGKSMMSDIADLSIAPDVGAEVLTGSTRMKSGTAQKMILGMLSTSVMTKLGKVHKNLMVDVIASNEKLQRRAEGIVSEVCGISNERARTLLQMVNYHPRKAILMYELHLSVEKVDQITQQYSYHSLQQQLALFNE, encoded by the coding sequence ATGAAAGAAGATGCATTGAGCGAATGTCTTAAAAATGAAAGCAATCAAGAAACAGCACAGTTTTCTGAATTAAGCGCTTTAGAGTTGGTCACGCTTATCAATAGTGCAGATATGACTGTTGCCAATGCCGTTAAAAAAGAATTACCGGCTATCGCTAAAGTAGTAGAAAAAATTACCGAACGTTTGCAAAAAGGTGGGCGTATTTTTTATGTCGGCGCAGGAACAAGTGGCCGATTGGCGGTATTAGACAGTGCGGAATGTCCTCCTACTTTTGGTGTATCTCCTACATTAGTTCAGGCGATTATTGCAGGCGGTCATGATGCAATGCTAAAAGCAGTCGAAAATATTGAGGATAGCCAAGAAGCAGCAATTGAAGAACTTCAACGTCGTCATGTCGGTGATAAAGATGTGGTTATTGGCATTGCTGCAAGCGGTCGTACCCCCTTTACTGTCGCGGCTTTGCAGTATGGTAAAAAGCTAAAAGCGTTGACCGTTTCCATTACCACTCGTGGCAAAAGTATGATGAGTGACATTGCTGACTTATCTATTGCACCAGATGTGGGCGCAGAGGTGTTAACAGGCTCCACAAGAATGAAAAGTGGCACAGCTCAAAAAATGATTTTGGGTATGTTAAGCACCAGCGTAATGACTAAGCTTGGAAAAGTGCATAAAAACCTGATGGTGGATGTGATAGCGAGTAATGAGAAATTACAACGTCGTGCTGAAGGTATTGTCAGCGAAGTTTGTGGAATTTCAAATGAAAGAGCCAGAACACTGTTACAAATGGTTAATTATCATCCTAGAAAAGCTATTTTAATGTACGAACTTCACTTGAGTGTGGAGAAAGTCGATCAAATTACACAGCAATATTCTTATCACTCGCTCCAACAGCAACTTGCACTATTTAACGAATAA
- a CDS encoding PTS transporter subunit EIIC, with the protein MANKIEHLDTLAIEIEKHAGGFQNVATLTHCMTRIRLILKDSSLFDADALKQVEGVKGVVFNGEQHQVIVGMGTAAKVYSIMNKRMQNSSVSSEDEPASTPVKKGFSIRRMLNTLAAIFVPTIPALIGCGLIMGLINIIRLVAPGLVEQFPELFKLFKLIGSTVFAYLSIMIGINTAKELGASTSIGAVMAGLLAMPGLADITLFGEKLQPNSGGIFAVLMVVVFSSKLELWFRSIVKESLDLILTPFVTILVSSLVAIMIFQPIGHYLNQLLAQGVSLSLLNQGGGAVVTGAALGGSFLFLLLTGLHQGLIPIHTEILNTFGLNYLFPILAMGGMGQVGSCFWVYLRTKNQRLKKTLMGALPVGIFGVGEPLLFGVSLPLGKPFVAGCIGGAAGGALMAYFQVGIIIPFGTAGLSLIPLVGDGQIIKFLIAVLGAWIVGFIASMLMGFTDPEK; encoded by the coding sequence ATGGCTAATAAAATAGAACATCTCGACACGTTAGCAATAGAAATAGAAAAACACGCTGGTGGGTTTCAAAATGTGGCAACCCTAACACATTGTATGACCCGTATTCGATTGATTTTAAAAGATAGCTCGCTATTTGATGCGGATGCTTTAAAACAAGTCGAAGGCGTTAAAGGTGTTGTATTTAATGGCGAACAACATCAAGTGATTGTAGGAATGGGAACTGCGGCAAAAGTTTATTCCATTATGAATAAGCGTATGCAAAATAGCTCTGTAAGTAGTGAAGATGAGCCTGCGTCAACACCAGTGAAAAAAGGTTTCTCCATTCGCCGAATGCTAAATACATTAGCGGCTATTTTTGTTCCGACAATTCCTGCTTTAATTGGTTGCGGTTTGATTATGGGGCTAATTAATATTATCCGTTTAGTCGCACCGGGCTTAGTTGAGCAATTCCCTGAGCTATTTAAATTATTCAAATTAATTGGTAGTACGGTATTTGCCTATCTCTCTATTATGATTGGGATAAATACAGCTAAAGAGTTGGGAGCATCAACCTCGATTGGTGCAGTAATGGCTGGATTATTAGCCATGCCGGGGCTTGCTGATATCACCTTATTTGGTGAAAAATTACAGCCAAACAGTGGTGGTATTTTTGCGGTATTAATGGTGGTCGTGTTCTCTTCAAAATTAGAATTATGGTTCCGTAGTATTGTTAAAGAGAGTCTCGATCTTATCTTAACACCGTTTGTGACTATTTTAGTCTCTTCACTGGTAGCGATTATGATATTCCAACCAATTGGTCATTATCTTAATCAGTTATTAGCACAAGGCGTTTCACTATCACTTTTAAATCAAGGTGGTGGCGCAGTTGTAACGGGAGCCGCATTAGGAGGTAGTTTCTTATTCTTGTTATTAACTGGCTTGCATCAAGGTTTAATTCCAATCCATACCGAAATCTTAAATACGTTTGGTTTAAATTACCTATTCCCTATTTTAGCTATGGGTGGAATGGGGCAAGTAGGCTCTTGTTTTTGGGTTTACTTACGCACTAAAAATCAACGTTTAAAGAAAACATTAATGGGTGCATTACCTGTTGGTATTTTTGGTGTCGGTGAGCCTTTATTATTTGGTGTTTCTCTTCCATTAGGAAAACCGTTTGTCGCGGGATGTATTGGTGGCGCTGCTGGTGGTGCATTAATGGCCTATTTCCAAGTCGGGATCATTATTCCATTTGGTACTGCTGGGTTATCATTAATTCCGTTAGTTGGTGATGGGCAAATTATTAAATTCCTGATCGCAGTATTAGGTGCATGGATTGTCGGTTTTATTGCCAGTATGCTAATGGGATTTACAGATCCAGAGAAATAA